A single Arachidicoccus sp. BS20 DNA region contains:
- a CDS encoding RagB/SusD family nutrient uptake outer membrane protein — MLIRASNKQCYEQVINDAKKAIPLLPEYPLHVFRPSKGAAYGLLARCYLSMRDYKDALVYADSCLQLNNQLIDYNSNDDFNGSISASYPFKQFNKETIFYTEMNLEFSSLVLTISKPKIDTSLYNAYDTTDLRKQAYFSPGSNGYPAFKGSYAGSYYLFTGIATDEMYLTRAECLIRVGNIQQGLDDLNTLLAKRYKTGTYTAAFGISKDSALTLVLNERRKELVQRGLRWMDIKRLNKENAAIIIKRVINGKQYTLQPNTAFYALPIPDDIIKLNNMEQN, encoded by the coding sequence TTGCTGATAAGAGCATCCAACAAACAATGCTATGAACAAGTCATTAATGATGCCAAAAAAGCAATCCCTTTATTGCCTGAATACCCACTACATGTTTTCCGTCCGTCCAAAGGTGCTGCTTACGGGCTTTTGGCAAGATGTTATTTATCCATGCGGGATTACAAAGATGCATTGGTATATGCCGATTCATGCCTGCAACTAAACAACCAGTTGATAGACTATAATTCCAATGATGATTTTAACGGTAGTATTTCTGCAAGCTACCCATTTAAACAATTCAACAAGGAAACTATCTTTTACACGGAAATGAACCTTGAATTCAGCTCATTAGTTCTAACCATTTCAAAACCAAAAATTGATACATCACTTTACAATGCCTATGATACAACCGATTTAAGAAAACAAGCCTATTTTTCCCCGGGAAGCAATGGTTATCCTGCATTTAAAGGGAGTTATGCGGGAAGTTATTATCTGTTCACGGGTATCGCTACCGATGAAATGTATCTCACAAGGGCTGAATGCCTGATAAGGGTTGGCAATATACAACAAGGATTGGATGACCTTAATACATTATTGGCAAAAAGATACAAGACAGGAACTTATACTGCGGCATTCGGCATCTCAAAAGACAGCGCTTTAACATTGGTATTGAATGAAAGAAGAAAGGAACTTGTGCAGCGGGGGCTACGGTGGATGGACATCAAAAGACTAAACAAAGAAAATGCAGCAATCATTATAAAAAGGGTAATAAACGGCAAACAATATACTCTTCAGCCAAATACGGCATTTTATGCTTTGCCAATACCGGACGATATCATCAAGCTAAATAATATGGAGCAAAACTAA
- a CDS encoding DUF6934 family protein: MLDALISKGKKHIGKIVEFTPTSVAGLYNLGFGDLLPDGSVDDSVNSNNGDIIKVLATVVHILKEFTRLRPYGKVVFTGSTPERLVLYRRILKTYYVEFSEEFIITGFILEKGHYKEVIFEPKSETEYLAFFIRRIV, translated from the coding sequence TTGTTGGATGCTCTTATCAGCAAAGGAAAAAAGCATATTGGAAAGATTGTGGAGTTTACTCCTACTTCTGTTGCAGGCTTATATAATCTTGGCTTTGGGGATTTGTTACCCGATGGTTCTGTTGATGATTCGGTAAATTCCAATAATGGAGACATCATTAAAGTATTAGCAACCGTAGTGCATATCTTAAAAGAATTTACCCGGTTACGTCCGTATGGGAAAGTCGTTTTTACGGGAAGTACGCCAGAACGATTAGTGTTGTATCGACGTATTCTTAAAACATACTATGTTGAATTTTCTGAAGAATTTATTATCACAGGGTTTATATTGGAAAAAGGTCATTATAAAGAAGTGATATTTGAACCCAAAAGTGAAACAGAATATTTAGCTTTTTTTATTCGCAGAATTGTCTAA